Proteins encoded in a region of the Elusimicrobiota bacterium genome:
- the murA gene encoding UDP-N-acetylglucosamine 1-carboxyvinyltransferase, whose protein sequence is MAVMTESPKEEKVDQFEIVGGAKLKGSVVISGSKNAALPCLFATLLTDEECVLDQVPDLADIGTSIKLLETLGKKVKRQGARLVISKGQSLTGVAPYELVRRMRASVLVMGPLLARRKKAEVSMPGGCAIGARPVNYHIDGFERMGVTVRIHEGYVDCKTKGLIGALIPLPYPSVGATENLLMGAALAKGTTIIQNAAREPEVVDLGHMLQKMGASIQGLETSEIVIQGVKKLAGVTHRVIPDRIEAGTFLIAAAACKGDIIIENINLSHLEKVVQPLQKAGLLIEKKGEFVHAKWLKPLKSLGVQTDVYPAFPTDMQAQWMALMSITKGNCVVKETVFENRFLHVQELLRFGADIQLEGKNAKIRGVDHLSGCSCMVSDLRAGAALVIAGLAAKGKTTVLRVYHLDRGYERLEKKLEKLGARIKRVNKPA, encoded by the coding sequence TATTTGCCACACTGCTCACAGACGAAGAATGTGTGTTGGATCAGGTTCCCGATCTAGCTGATATAGGGACCTCTATAAAACTACTCGAAACCCTTGGTAAAAAAGTGAAACGCCAAGGGGCTCGTCTTGTTATTTCCAAAGGTCAATCTTTAACAGGCGTGGCTCCCTATGAATTGGTCCGTCGCATGCGGGCCAGTGTTCTTGTAATGGGGCCCCTGTTGGCCCGGCGGAAAAAAGCCGAGGTCAGTATGCCGGGCGGATGCGCCATTGGGGCCCGGCCGGTGAATTACCACATCGATGGGTTCGAGCGGATGGGAGTGACGGTTCGCATTCATGAAGGATATGTGGATTGTAAAACCAAGGGTTTAATCGGTGCGCTTATTCCTCTCCCCTATCCCAGCGTGGGAGCCACTGAAAATTTGTTGATGGGGGCTGCGCTCGCCAAAGGAACCACCATAATTCAAAATGCCGCGAGAGAGCCGGAAGTGGTGGATTTGGGGCACATGCTTCAAAAAATGGGCGCGTCCATTCAAGGTTTGGAAACGTCTGAAATTGTGATCCAAGGAGTCAAGAAATTGGCGGGTGTAACACACCGTGTGATTCCAGATCGCATTGAGGCGGGAACGTTTTTGATCGCCGCCGCGGCCTGCAAAGGAGACATCATCATTGAAAATATTAATTTGTCTCATCTTGAAAAGGTGGTGCAACCTCTCCAAAAGGCCGGGCTATTGATAGAGAAAAAGGGAGAGTTCGTTCACGCGAAATGGTTGAAGCCACTCAAATCTCTTGGGGTGCAAACAGATGTGTACCCGGCGTTCCCGACAGACATGCAGGCCCAGTGGATGGCGCTTATGAGTATCACAAAAGGCAACTGTGTTGTGAAAGAAACTGTTTTTGAAAACCGGTTTTTGCACGTTCAAGAACTACTCCGTTTTGGGGCCGATATCCAATTGGAAGGAAAGAACGCAAAAATTAGAGGAGTGGATCACCTCTCCGGATGCAGTTGTATGGTCAGTGATTTAAGAGCAGGGGCCGCCTTGGTCATTGCCGGGTTGGCCGCGAAGGGAAAAACCACGGTTCTTCGCGTCTACCATTTGGACCGGGGCTACGAGAGATTGGAAAAGAAACTCGAGAAGTTGGGGGCCCGAATTAAGAGGGTCAATAAACCAGCTTAA